One Bremerella sp. JC817 genomic window carries:
- a CDS encoding HAD-IIB family hydrolase yields MSKVLATDLDGTLIPLSKKPENEHDLDTLRAELQAKQVTLTFVTGRHLESVQDAITQHRLPLPAWIICDVGTSVYRRDESGSIELATAYVEHLRSLVGDFPTSRVHELFAEETDLRKQEEEKQGEFKLSYYCDADQLRKIIKSVRDTITRHEAPYHVIGSVDPFNGDGLIDLLPTNVSKAYALQWWTEHAGMDNSELVFSGDSGNDLAAMTAGYRTIVVGNAALDLVETVRAHYEHEPALLYVAEKPATSGVLAGCRHFGLI; encoded by the coding sequence ATGAGCAAGGTCTTGGCAACCGATCTGGATGGAACGTTAATCCCGCTTTCCAAAAAGCCGGAAAACGAACACGACTTGGACACATTGCGTGCCGAGTTGCAAGCAAAACAAGTCACGTTAACATTTGTCACCGGTCGGCATCTCGAGTCGGTTCAGGATGCGATCACGCAGCATCGTCTGCCATTGCCAGCCTGGATTATCTGCGATGTCGGTACGTCCGTTTACCGCCGCGACGAATCTGGCTCGATCGAACTGGCAACCGCTTACGTCGAACACCTCCGTTCGCTGGTCGGCGACTTCCCTACCAGCCGCGTCCATGAACTGTTCGCCGAAGAGACCGATCTACGGAAGCAGGAAGAAGAGAAGCAAGGCGAGTTCAAGCTCAGTTATTACTGCGACGCCGATCAGCTCCGGAAAATTATCAAGAGCGTGCGAGACACTATTACCCGCCACGAAGCCCCTTATCACGTTATTGGCAGCGTCGATCCTTTCAACGGCGATGGACTGATTGACCTTTTGCCGACCAATGTCTCGAAAGCTTACGCGTTGCAGTGGTGGACCGAGCACGCCGGGATGGACAACTCCGAGTTGGTCTTCTCGGGTGACTCCGGCAACGACCTCGCCGCGATGACGGCTGGATACCGGACGATTGTTGTCGGCAACGCAGCCTTAGACCTGGTCGAGACCGTTCGAGCTCATTACGAACACGAGCCGGCCCTGCTCTACGTCGCAGAAAAGCCAGCGACGAGCGGGGTTTTAGCCGGCTGTCGGCACTTTGGGCTGATTTAG
- a CDS encoding DUF4105 domain-containing protein has translation MPSPSATNRPLPYQAWLRLCLAGGLLCLALVATGCKAIKPSNNRTWAPDQSKLPIGDIVGDEVTIHNVRNCRYASADEYIVQYYDKNVRLSDVQSVDFIVVPFKDSPSVAHTMLSFGMKDGQYLVSSVEIRKESNEEYSAWKGFFNQYELMYVIGDERDVINLSSNYYKSDVYLYRTIASPKQAQELFVDVIQRANELAARPEFYNTLTNNCTTNIVSHVNKISPKSIPYDIRVMLPGYSDEYAYSLGLLDTSVPFEKLRDESKINQLAERYRDDANFSQYIRR, from the coding sequence GTGCCTTCGCCTTCCGCCACAAACCGACCACTTCCTTACCAGGCCTGGCTGCGACTTTGCCTGGCTGGGGGTCTATTGTGTCTGGCCTTGGTTGCGACCGGATGCAAAGCGATCAAGCCTTCCAACAATCGCACGTGGGCACCTGATCAATCGAAGCTGCCGATCGGCGACATCGTCGGCGATGAGGTCACGATCCATAACGTTCGTAACTGTCGCTACGCGTCGGCGGACGAATACATCGTGCAGTACTACGATAAGAACGTCCGACTCTCGGACGTGCAGTCGGTCGACTTCATTGTAGTCCCCTTCAAAGACTCACCCAGCGTTGCCCACACGATGCTGAGCTTCGGCATGAAGGATGGCCAGTACCTGGTTTCCTCGGTTGAAATTCGCAAAGAGTCGAACGAGGAATACTCGGCGTGGAAAGGCTTTTTCAACCAATACGAGCTGATGTACGTCATCGGTGACGAACGCGACGTGATCAACCTCAGCTCGAACTATTACAAGAGCGACGTCTATCTCTATCGCACGATCGCCTCGCCAAAACAGGCCCAGGAACTGTTTGTCGACGTGATCCAGCGGGCCAACGAACTGGCGGCTCGACCCGAGTTCTACAACACGTTGACCAACAACTGCACGACGAACATCGTCTCACACGTCAACAAGATCTCGCCCAAGAGCATTCCTTACGACATCCGCGTGATGCTGCCAGGCTACAGCGACGAATACGCCTATTCGCTTGGCCTGCTCGACACCAGCGTCCCGTTTGAAAAGCTGCGTGACGAATCGAAGATCAATCAACTGGCAGAACGCTATCGCGACGACGCGAATTTCTCGCAATACATTCGCCGCTAA
- a CDS encoding DUF309 domain-containing protein has translation MVNRITRYEPDYPLPESAYVPGINARPTTSLEGESPARLLRIGVDLFHHGFYWEAHEAWEACWIAAGRTGAMGDLLKGLIHLAASGVKARQGSTHGVQAHAEKACLAWSELREDLDLASLSELTEQVRKVCQTPKRFLCDSQENVVVVFDIRIELARG, from the coding sequence ATGGTGAATCGAATCACACGCTACGAACCAGACTACCCGCTGCCGGAATCTGCCTATGTTCCGGGAATCAATGCGCGGCCAACCACCTCGCTGGAAGGGGAGTCGCCGGCGCGGCTGCTGCGGATCGGCGTCGACTTGTTCCATCACGGCTTCTATTGGGAGGCCCACGAGGCGTGGGAAGCGTGTTGGATTGCCGCCGGAAGAACAGGGGCGATGGGGGATCTGCTAAAAGGGTTGATCCACCTGGCGGCGTCGGGCGTGAAGGCCCGGCAGGGCTCGACGCATGGGGTTCAAGCCCATGCCGAGAAAGCTTGCCTGGCCTGGAGCGAGCTGAGAGAAGACCTTGATCTCGCTTCGCTGAGTGAACTCACCGAGCAGGTGCGAAAGGTCTGTCAGACACCCAAGCGTTTCCTCTGCGATTCGCAGGAAAACGTGGTCGTCGTGTTCGACATCCGTATCGAATTAGCGCGTGGTTAG
- a CDS encoding SDR family NAD(P)-dependent oxidoreductase — protein MTARKIVVTGVTKGLGRAMVDGFIAAGHHVAGCGRSADRIESLCDTHGAPHRFDVVDVTNWLDVRDWGQSVIESFGTPDLLINNAAIINESNPVWDVPIDEFSHIVDINVKGVFHVIKAFVPTMVARGEGVIVNFSSGWGRSTSPNVGPYCATKYAIEGLTKSLSQELPETMSAIPLGPGMIHTEMLEKCFADGASSAPKPEAWAAYAVPFILSLGTEESGQSISIVK, from the coding sequence ATGACCGCCCGAAAAATCGTCGTCACTGGCGTGACCAAGGGCCTGGGACGTGCCATGGTCGACGGCTTTATTGCCGCTGGCCACCATGTTGCCGGCTGTGGCCGCTCGGCCGATCGAATCGAATCGCTCTGCGATACGCACGGGGCGCCACACCGCTTCGATGTCGTCGACGTGACCAACTGGCTCGATGTCCGCGACTGGGGTCAGTCGGTGATCGAATCGTTCGGTACGCCTGACCTGTTGATCAATAACGCCGCGATCATCAACGAAAGTAATCCGGTCTGGGACGTTCCGATCGACGAGTTCTCGCACATTGTCGACATCAACGTGAAGGGAGTCTTTCACGTCATCAAGGCCTTCGTGCCGACGATGGTGGCGCGTGGCGAAGGGGTGATCGTGAACTTCAGCTCTGGCTGGGGACGCTCGACTTCGCCCAACGTTGGCCCTTACTGCGCGACGAAGTACGCAATCGAAGGACTGACCAAATCGCTTTCGCAGGAACTGCCGGAAACGATGTCGGCGATTCCTCTGGGACCTGGGATGATCCATACCGAGATGCTCGAGAAGTGTTTCGCCGACGGCGCCTCGAGTGCTCCGAAGCCGGAGGCCTGGGCCGCGTATGCGGTGCCATTCATTCTGTCGCTCGGGACGGAAGAATCTGGCCAGTCGATCAGTATCGTGAAGTAA
- a CDS encoding peptide chain release factor-like protein has translation MPAGIDHPAAWPADVLLKQCELKRLRRGGPGGQHRNKVETAVVIQHGPSGKSAEANERRSQEANRQEAIFRLRIVLALTPSDEFDLSSSPSELWRSRVRSGKIAVNPTHDDFPSLLAEAISVLTQHDWNAAAAASQLGCSSSQLVKFLKNEPSAFALLNTKRQQLGLKPLK, from the coding sequence ATGCCTGCTGGAATCGATCATCCTGCTGCCTGGCCGGCGGACGTGTTGCTGAAGCAATGCGAGTTGAAACGTCTTCGTCGCGGCGGTCCTGGCGGTCAGCACCGCAACAAAGTCGAGACTGCCGTTGTCATTCAGCACGGGCCTTCCGGGAAATCCGCCGAGGCCAACGAACGGCGGAGCCAGGAAGCCAATCGTCAGGAAGCGATCTTTCGCCTGAGGATCGTGCTGGCGCTGACTCCGAGCGACGAATTCGATCTGTCCAGTTCCCCCAGCGAACTTTGGCGATCCCGGGTCCGTAGTGGAAAAATTGCCGTGAACCCAACTCACGACGATTTTCCCTCGCTGCTGGCCGAAGCGATCTCGGTCCTGACGCAGCACGACTGGAATGCTGCTGCCGCTGCCAGCCAACTGGGGTGTTCGTCGAGCCAGTTGGTGAAATTCTTGAAAAACGAGCCTTCGGCGTTTGCCCTGCTTAACACCAAACGCCAGCAGCTGGGACTCAAGCCCCTGAAGTAG
- the nadE gene encoding NAD(+) synthase, whose protein sequence is MLNVKVAAAVLNQTPMDWEGNARNILQALDQARQSGASVVCLPELCITGYGCEDAFLSAGMRRMAWDKLQELVPATEGLVACFGLPISYRGLVFNVAAIAANGKLLGMVPKKNLAGDGIHYEPRWFKPWPSGKRAFYEEDGLKIPLGDLVFDFDGIMLGLEICEDAWVASRPGGRLAELGVDLILNPSASHFAFDKQEVRRRFVLEGSRAFHAAYVYANLLGNEAGRAIYDGGAMVASEGRLLAEAPRFSFLDSVVTTAVVDVDVNRMNRAKSDAFVLNFDAARDQVVESDFALPHCEPDVVSIEEPAWEASDNLKEEEFTRAVTLGLFDYLRKSRSRGFVVSLSGGADSAAVTTLCAYMVQFGLKELGVSRFAKKLAYIAGLEGMADAAEINQKLLTCVYQATRNSGDVTLNAARAVAETVGAGFHCVDVDDLVQKYIALGEQVEGRPLTWEQDDIALQNIQARTRSPGIWLVANLKNALLLSTSNRSEAAVGYATMDGDTSGGLCPISGIDKAFLRTWLVWMEEHGPAGIGCLSALEKINKQQPTAELRPADQKQTDEADLMPYTILDAIERLAIRDKQTAVEVLSHLLHRYPGHTAKELGGYVERFFQLWSRNQWKRERYAPGFHLDDENLDPKTWCRFPILSGGFRSELKVMWDRVAELEAD, encoded by the coding sequence GTGCTGAACGTCAAAGTCGCTGCCGCCGTCTTGAACCAGACTCCTATGGACTGGGAAGGAAACGCCCGGAACATTCTTCAGGCCCTCGATCAAGCACGTCAGTCGGGAGCCTCGGTCGTTTGTTTGCCAGAACTTTGCATCACCGGCTATGGCTGCGAGGACGCCTTTCTCTCCGCTGGAATGCGGCGGATGGCCTGGGACAAATTGCAAGAGCTTGTGCCAGCAACCGAAGGCCTGGTTGCTTGTTTCGGCCTGCCGATTTCGTACCGCGGCTTGGTCTTCAACGTCGCGGCAATCGCGGCCAATGGCAAGCTGCTGGGCATGGTTCCCAAGAAGAACCTGGCAGGGGATGGCATCCATTACGAACCACGCTGGTTCAAGCCCTGGCCAAGCGGTAAGCGGGCGTTCTATGAAGAGGATGGCCTGAAGATTCCTTTGGGTGACCTGGTCTTCGATTTCGATGGCATCATGCTCGGTCTTGAAATTTGTGAAGATGCCTGGGTCGCCAGCCGCCCTGGTGGTCGTCTCGCGGAACTGGGCGTCGACTTGATCTTGAATCCAAGTGCCAGCCACTTCGCGTTCGACAAGCAGGAAGTCCGCCGCCGTTTTGTACTGGAAGGCTCCCGGGCGTTTCATGCTGCTTACGTCTATGCGAACCTGCTTGGCAACGAAGCAGGTCGAGCGATCTACGATGGCGGGGCCATGGTCGCCTCGGAAGGGCGTTTGCTGGCGGAGGCTCCGCGATTCAGCTTTCTCGATAGCGTGGTCACGACAGCGGTAGTCGATGTCGACGTGAACCGCATGAATCGAGCCAAGAGCGATGCGTTCGTCTTGAACTTCGATGCGGCCCGCGATCAGGTCGTCGAGTCCGACTTCGCGCTGCCGCACTGCGAACCTGATGTTGTGTCGATTGAAGAGCCGGCGTGGGAAGCTTCGGACAATTTGAAAGAAGAAGAGTTCACCCGGGCGGTCACGCTGGGGCTGTTCGATTACCTGCGCAAAAGCCGCTCGCGTGGCTTCGTGGTTTCGCTCTCGGGTGGCGCCGACTCGGCGGCTGTGACAACGCTTTGTGCCTACATGGTTCAATTTGGTTTGAAAGAACTTGGCGTCAGCCGCTTCGCCAAGAAGCTTGCCTATATTGCTGGCCTGGAAGGAATGGCCGATGCCGCCGAGATCAACCAAAAGCTGCTGACGTGTGTCTATCAGGCAACGCGCAATAGCGGCGACGTGACCCTCAACGCGGCTAGGGCGGTTGCCGAGACCGTCGGGGCTGGCTTTCACTGTGTCGACGTCGATGACCTCGTGCAGAAATACATTGCCTTGGGAGAACAAGTCGAAGGCCGCCCGCTGACCTGGGAGCAAGACGACATCGCCCTGCAGAACATTCAAGCACGAACCCGTTCGCCTGGCATTTGGCTGGTAGCGAACCTGAAGAATGCCTTGTTGCTTTCGACCAGCAATCGATCGGAAGCGGCGGTCGGCTATGCCACGATGGATGGCGACACCAGCGGTGGTCTCTGCCCGATCTCTGGGATCGACAAGGCCTTCCTGCGGACGTGGCTGGTCTGGATGGAAGAGCATGGTCCCGCAGGCATCGGTTGTCTGTCGGCTCTTGAGAAAATCAACAAGCAGCAGCCAACGGCCGAACTGCGACCCGCAGATCAGAAGCAGACCGACGAAGCCGACTTGATGCCGTACACCATCCTCGATGCGATCGAACGGCTGGCGATTCGTGACAAGCAGACGGCGGTCGAAGTTCTTTCGCACCTGCTGCATCGCTATCCAGGGCACACGGCGAAGGAACTTGGCGGTTACGTCGAACGGTTCTTCCAGCTATGGAGCCGGAATCAATGGAAGCGAGAGCGATATGCACCTGGATTCCATCTCGATGACGAGAACCTCGATCCAAAGACCTGGTGCCGCTTCCCGATTCTCTCCGGCGGATTCCGGAGCGAATTGAAGGTGATGTGGGATCGCGTTGCCGAGCTGGAAGCGGACTAG
- a CDS encoding metallopeptidase family protein, translating into MDDHAAGEIMEKVHRDNFDYYLELVLANLPPNIAQLLDRVPMIVEDYPSDAQLKKLGLHHRRQLCGLYTGIPLTHRSIEGPAVPSDAIQIFREGILAQTHHVNGSITPDGLAEQIRITILHELGHHFGMTEEDLDEIGYG; encoded by the coding sequence ATGGACGATCACGCAGCAGGGGAGATCATGGAAAAAGTTCATCGCGACAACTTCGATTACTACCTCGAGTTGGTTCTGGCCAACTTGCCGCCCAATATCGCGCAGCTCTTGGACCGCGTCCCGATGATCGTCGAGGACTATCCTTCCGACGCACAGCTTAAAAAGCTGGGTCTTCACCATCGCCGACAACTGTGTGGTTTGTATACCGGCATTCCGCTGACGCATCGTTCGATTGAAGGGCCTGCGGTTCCTTCCGATGCGATTCAGATCTTCCGGGAGGGGATCCTGGCTCAGACGCATCACGTCAATGGTTCGATCACGCCGGATGGGCTGGCCGAACAGATTCGGATCACCATTCTGCACGAGCTAGGCCATCACTTCGGCATGACCGAAGAAGACCTAGACGAAATCGGATATGGCTAA
- a CDS encoding ABC transporter ATP-binding protein yields the protein MISTRTPVIELRRLHRFFGSTKAVNDISFEVYAGQVFGYIGPNGAGKTTSMRILATLDLPTAGDALVDGYSVINDPDQVRRRLGFMPDAFGVYSNVNCREYLDFFARSYGLKGDDRRKALQETMAFTGLDVLSEKPISGLSKGMKQRLCLGRAMIHNPSVLILDEPAAGLDPRARIELREMIARLAHAGKTVLISSHILTELAEMCDVVGIIEQGQLLATGSVADIQRGQRSNSRVRIRVLENTQGLADWLTSREVYDEIVIDGELLHFSHLGERAEEAVLLKEMIEAGFRIAEFGARHSTLEDVFLNVTKGRVQ from the coding sequence ATGATCAGCACACGTACCCCAGTGATCGAACTGCGTCGCTTGCATCGTTTCTTCGGTTCCACGAAGGCGGTCAACGATATCTCGTTTGAAGTCTACGCCGGCCAGGTCTTCGGCTACATCGGCCCGAATGGTGCTGGCAAAACGACCAGCATGCGGATTTTGGCCACGCTTGATCTGCCGACCGCTGGTGACGCCCTGGTCGATGGCTACTCGGTGATTAACGATCCCGACCAGGTCCGGCGTCGGCTCGGTTTCATGCCTGATGCCTTCGGCGTCTACTCGAATGTCAATTGCCGCGAGTACCTCGACTTCTTTGCCCGTTCATATGGACTGAAAGGAGACGATCGCCGCAAAGCCCTGCAAGAGACGATGGCCTTCACCGGGCTCGACGTTCTATCCGAGAAACCGATCAGCGGTCTCTCGAAAGGGATGAAGCAGCGACTGTGCCTTGGCCGAGCCATGATCCATAATCCTTCGGTGCTCATCCTGGATGAACCGGCGGCCGGGCTCGATCCGCGGGCTCGTATCGAACTGCGAGAAATGATCGCCCGGTTGGCCCATGCTGGAAAGACGGTGTTAATCAGCTCGCACATCCTGACCGAGTTGGCTGAGATGTGTGACGTGGTTGGCATCATCGAACAAGGCCAACTGCTGGCAACCGGCAGTGTGGCGGATATTCAGCGAGGGCAACGCAGCAATAGCCGCGTTCGGATTCGTGTTCTCGAAAACACGCAGGGGCTGGCCGACTGGCTCACGTCCCGCGAAGTGTACGACGAGATCGTGATCGATGGCGAGCTTCTTCACTTTTCGCACCTCGGTGAACGAGCCGAAGAAGCCGTTCTGCTGAAAGAAATGATCGAGGCAGGCTTTCGCATCGCCGAATTTGGTGCCCGTCACTCGACCCTGGAAGACGTCTTCCTCAACGTAACGAAAGGGCGAGTCCAATGA
- a CDS encoding secretin N-terminal domain-containing protein: protein MNNRTSERRSFPGKFLPGVTMLLLSLLLSLFNSATAKAEGISPRIEAALRQRGDLNLRETTLPHALRTIGEVWNINVVIGSKVEGTINGTFRDAPLYDILDSILLLNGYGYRPVGDSLVIVPLADLGSSNPMFRSETFPLKHANAVEIIPALESLRSRGGSIQAIASANSLAVVDYPNHLDMIRTAVQQIDQVAANSGASAGNRVITDVLNYRPEYLNAKSLLEAVQSLISADGRAAIVETENQVIVIDRPENLRMIQSMLQRVDVPKPQVRITALIYDIDLDDTEQLGVDWSTIFKGRPDANGVPQNVFGIDSALSIPVAAGDPTGVMTFQTLNGSIDLTAVVNAVRQMDDSRLLADPNVVVVDREKAMIQIVTEIPYQQLTQTSAGGNIGTTAFREAGVMLTVTPRISNDGTIEMDVTPSFSRLTGYSDGANPQPIIDRRETMTTVRVADGQVLVIGGLRQRADIINENGIPYLKDIKYVGKLFRYRSTEVRESELVVFLRTEILPCPSPGVDCRHTDAYEESFTKLDAIPLASEFPWPKMSPPPPGKRATSFGPDPRRQPQPGLSPEGVPPQEMTYEEPIPQPNNRMPIRESHLIQRFPAVR from the coding sequence ATGAACAACCGCACGTCCGAGCGGCGATCCTTCCCTGGGAAGTTTCTGCCGGGCGTGACGATGTTGCTGTTGTCGTTGCTGCTTTCTCTCTTTAATTCAGCCACCGCTAAGGCGGAAGGCATCAGCCCCCGCATCGAAGCCGCACTGAGGCAGCGGGGCGATTTGAACCTCCGGGAAACGACCCTCCCGCACGCTTTGCGGACGATTGGGGAAGTCTGGAATATCAACGTTGTCATCGGTAGCAAGGTGGAAGGAACCATCAATGGGACTTTCCGCGATGCACCACTGTACGACATTCTCGATTCGATTCTACTGCTTAACGGTTATGGCTATCGCCCGGTTGGCGACAGCCTGGTGATTGTGCCGCTGGCTGACCTCGGTTCTTCGAACCCCATGTTCCGGTCCGAGACGTTTCCTTTGAAACATGCCAACGCGGTTGAAATCATACCCGCGCTCGAGTCGCTTCGCTCGCGCGGCGGATCGATCCAGGCCATCGCCTCGGCGAACAGTCTGGCCGTGGTCGACTACCCCAACCACCTCGATATGATTCGCACCGCGGTTCAGCAAATCGATCAAGTCGCCGCCAATTCCGGGGCATCGGCAGGCAACCGAGTGATCACGGACGTGTTGAACTATCGCCCCGAATACCTCAACGCGAAGAGCCTTCTGGAAGCGGTTCAGTCGCTGATCAGTGCCGACGGCCGTGCCGCGATCGTGGAAACCGAAAACCAGGTAATCGTGATTGATCGGCCTGAGAACCTGCGAATGATCCAATCGATGCTGCAGCGCGTCGACGTGCCGAAACCACAGGTCCGCATCACGGCGTTGATCTACGACATCGACCTTGACGATACCGAGCAATTGGGTGTCGACTGGTCGACGATCTTCAAAGGTCGTCCGGACGCCAACGGCGTGCCGCAAAATGTGTTCGGAATTGATTCCGCCTTGTCGATTCCTGTCGCGGCTGGCGATCCGACCGGCGTAATGACTTTTCAGACATTGAACGGTAGCATCGATCTGACCGCGGTCGTGAACGCGGTTCGGCAGATGGATGACTCGCGATTGCTGGCCGACCCGAACGTAGTGGTGGTCGACCGAGAGAAGGCAATGATTCAGATCGTTACCGAAATCCCTTACCAGCAACTGACGCAGACTTCAGCTGGCGGTAACATCGGTACGACTGCCTTTCGCGAAGCAGGCGTGATGCTGACCGTAACTCCGCGGATCTCGAACGACGGTACCATCGAAATGGATGTCACTCCATCGTTTAGCCGTTTAACTGGCTACAGCGATGGTGCCAATCCGCAGCCGATTATCGACCGCCGTGAAACGATGACAACCGTTCGTGTCGCCGACGGCCAGGTGCTGGTGATTGGTGGGCTCCGGCAGCGAGCCGATATCATCAACGAAAACGGAATCCCTTACTTGAAGGATATCAAGTACGTCGGCAAGCTGTTCCGTTATCGCAGTACCGAGGTCCGTGAAAGCGAGTTGGTCGTTTTCCTTCGGACCGAGATTCTGCCATGCCCAAGCCCTGGCGTCGATTGCCGCCATACCGATGCGTACGAAGAAAGCTTCACCAAGCTGGACGCGATTCCGTTGGCGTCGGAGTTCCCATGGCCGAAAATGAGCCCACCACCACCCGGCAAGCGTGCCACGTCGTTTGGTCCTGATCCACGTCGCCAGCCACAGCCTGGGTTGTCACCTGAAGGCGTGCCGCCGCAAGAGATGACGTACGAAGAACCGATTCCGCAGCCCAACAACAGGATGCCAATTCGCGAGTCGCATTTGATCCAGCGATTCCCAGCGGTTCGCTAG
- a CDS encoding PilN domain-containing protein translates to MAATSKKKNDKRPVFAFQIGHTKIRAVTYRVEGGNVLECEPLEENWQDGSLKLSSEEGKSGLKQAIRRLLSKLPRTIDEVTIALSGEFCVTRVVSDTNEIVAHEVREIESRSSLYLSLGHGPKLVAGSIVQQDPKHQHATVSVVHRQTIEAILEVTRSLNLKVKSVEPAVISLCRLLGALELDKQAPALLVCPGQSGVEIAISYQGHLYLDYRPAGIKTQEEIANILVHHLERLQRYCRRHARVLRASIGSVYLSGERFRVDAIRQQLGDRVELPIQILETAISGNDVSDLIRTVPVAYYAAAGAGLLTFREYATPGPNLTERLRSDHEENLWLRAARVFAPLAATIVLAIGVWGYLFTQRWELQQKQARASELEPVHREAILLQGVMARGLETLQMHNKLSAMLPRKPVASWVRDIGQHVPEDTWLTGITLGSDGDITVEGNAITEPSVFAYAEHLKRLSFTDRATVDGAIPSNTKAGPAIKFTIHCDIDVWEELESRNDDSI, encoded by the coding sequence ATGGCAGCAACATCGAAAAAGAAGAACGACAAGCGACCTGTATTTGCCTTCCAAATCGGGCACACGAAGATCCGCGCCGTTACCTATCGCGTTGAAGGTGGCAACGTTCTGGAATGCGAGCCGTTGGAAGAAAACTGGCAGGATGGTTCTCTGAAATTGTCTTCCGAAGAAGGGAAGAGCGGACTCAAGCAAGCCATTCGCCGATTGCTGAGCAAATTGCCGCGAACCATTGACGAAGTCACCATCGCGTTGTCGGGCGAGTTTTGCGTGACACGCGTTGTGAGCGATACGAACGAAATCGTCGCGCACGAAGTTCGCGAGATCGAATCGCGTAGCAGCTTGTACCTTTCGCTGGGGCATGGTCCCAAGCTGGTCGCCGGGAGCATTGTTCAGCAAGATCCGAAACATCAACACGCGACCGTATCGGTGGTGCACCGGCAAACGATCGAAGCAATTTTGGAAGTCACCCGATCGCTCAACCTCAAGGTCAAATCGGTCGAACCGGCGGTGATTTCGCTGTGCCGTCTGCTGGGGGCTTTGGAACTCGATAAGCAGGCACCGGCATTGCTGGTTTGTCCTGGGCAATCGGGCGTCGAGATCGCGATCTCGTACCAGGGGCATCTTTACCTCGACTACCGTCCAGCAGGTATCAAGACGCAGGAAGAGATTGCCAACATTCTGGTCCATCACTTGGAACGCCTGCAGCGTTACTGCCGACGTCATGCTCGTGTGCTACGGGCTTCGATCGGATCGGTCTATCTGTCAGGCGAACGGTTTCGTGTCGATGCGATTCGTCAGCAGCTTGGCGATCGCGTCGAACTACCGATCCAGATTTTGGAAACGGCCATCTCGGGGAATGATGTCTCCGACCTGATTCGAACTGTGCCGGTCGCCTACTACGCCGCAGCGGGTGCAGGTTTACTCACATTTCGAGAATACGCCACGCCGGGGCCTAACCTGACCGAACGCCTTCGATCTGATCACGAAGAAAACCTATGGCTGCGTGCGGCACGAGTATTCGCTCCTTTGGCGGCGACAATCGTACTGGCCATAGGCGTCTGGGGATACTTGTTCACACAGCGCTGGGAGCTGCAGCAGAAGCAAGCTAGGGCGAGTGAGCTGGAGCCGGTCCATCGCGAGGCAATCTTGCTGCAAGGAGTCATGGCTCGCGGACTGGAAACCTTACAGATGCACAACAAGCTAAGTGCCATGCTGCCTCGAAAGCCTGTGGCAAGCTGGGTCCGCGATATTGGCCAGCATGTTCCGGAAGATACCTGGCTAACCGGGATCACCTTGGGAAGTGACGGTGATATTACCGTCGAAGGCAATGCTATCACCGAGCCAAGTGTGTTCGCTTATGCGGAACATCTTAAGCGGCTCTCGTTCACCGATCGAGCTACTGTCGACGGGGCGATTCCAAGTAATACGAAAGCGGGGCCAGCGATCAAGTTTACTATTCACTGCGACATTGACGTCTGGGAAGAGTTGGAGAGTCGGAACGATGATAGCATTTAA
- a CDS encoding prepilin-type N-terminal cleavage/methylation domain-containing protein translates to MVPSQTLTKCGFSLLELLVAMSLLVSAVTAVSVLMRVNYDTWIDHRSDSLRHEAAVGVLRHMVRQIRQCQEVSAISAAGDSSGSLTLLMPNGSSVIWDHAGTNVYFGTTTADQLLGNHIAALSLVGYEQDGITQTTDPSAVQCIRITVTYALPQRSMASRSLKAHAWVRAF, encoded by the coding sequence ATGGTGCCTAGTCAGACTCTAACAAAATGCGGATTTAGCCTGCTAGAACTGCTCGTCGCGATGAGCTTGCTGGTCTCGGCCGTTACGGCGGTGTCGGTGCTGATGCGCGTGAACTACGACACCTGGATCGATCATCGCAGCGACAGTTTGCGACATGAAGCGGCCGTGGGTGTGCTGCGGCATATGGTTCGACAAATTCGCCAATGCCAGGAAGTCTCCGCGATCAGTGCCGCGGGAGACAGTTCTGGCAGTTTGACGCTGCTCATGCCGAACGGTTCGTCAGTGATCTGGGACCATGCCGGGACGAACGTCTACTTCGGAACGACAACGGCAGACCAACTGCTCGGGAACCATATCGCCGCGTTGTCGCTGGTTGGATACGAACAAGATGGGATCACACAAACGACCGATCCGAGTGCCGTGCAGTGTATTCGGATCACGGTGACGTATGCGTTACCGCAACGGTCGATGGCCAGTCGGTCGCTAAAGGCCCACGCATGGGTGAGGGCCTTTTAA